The stretch of DNA TTCATCGCCGTCTCCGACGACGCAACTGCGGCGTCGTGGAACCCTGCCGGACTTGCTCAGCTCAAGAAGGGTGAAGCATCGGGCAGCGGGAAGTTCGTGAAGGAAAGCTGGGAAGAAGACGATCCCGACATAGAACCCATTGTGCAGAACCATGCGACGCTCAATTTTGCCAGCATTGCCTATCCGATAGCGGTCGGGCCCAAGAATCTGGTCGCTGCGGTGTGCTATCAGAGACAGATTGAGACTTATGGAAAAATAAACACGCCAGAGGATCCCGCCAACAACAGCTTCGAGGGCGTCCGTACAGCGACCGGGGGATATGACACATTTTCACCGGCATTGGGATTCCAGGTGACGCCCGAGATAATGGTCGGCGGGACCGTCAACATTTGGAGAAACGGGACGCTGAACAGGTGGGAAGGGACCGGACCTAACGAGGGGTACTGGGAAGAACGGAACATTGAGATAAGCGGGACGAATCTTCTGGCCGGTGTGTTGTATCAGAGCAGACGGCTCTCCTATGGAGCCATCGTGAGAAGTACACTGAACCTGTCAAGAACCGTGACCTACACCGACGCAGGTGGTACCGAGGATAGCTTTGACATGCTGGGCATCAAGCTTCCGGCAATGGTGGGGTTTGGCGTTGCGTTTCGGCCTTCGTCTGAGCTTCTCCTTGCTGCCGACGTTGACGTCAAACCTTATTCGGACGCGAAGCAGGTGGATCCAGCTACTGATGAGGAGACTGACGCAGGCTTCGAGGATATAACCCAGGTGAGAGCCGGTGTTGAGTATCTACTTCAATCAGGCGAAGGGTTTGTTCCGATAAGGCTCGGGGTTAGGACAGACCCGAAGACATACACGAGCTTCGACACGAGGCGCGCTGACAATCGAGGTGAACAGGTGATCGGGAAGACCTACTCTGCCGGGCTCGGGTTCTTCAAGGGAAACCTTTCAATTGATGTTGTCTACGAGTTCTCGACGGCAGAAATAGACAACTTCTACGGCGGATCTTTTCACACGGTGACTGAGACCGCTCATGCTCTTCTTGTTTCAGTGATTGCGCACTTCGGCAGATAGTGCGGGCAGATGTTCTTAGGCCGGCATCAGGGGTTGGTTATCCCCAGGCCGGACGGCGATGATTCGGGCAGAGTAAGAAGGGGGGAGAAAGCCTTGAAAAGAGAAAGATTTGTTCCTGTTTTCCTCTCCGTTTTTGTTACCGCAGTTTCCTTTTTCTGCACAAGCGTGTTTTCTCAGACTCTTGTGCAGAGATCCGGAGATTCCGGGTCAGTTGATTGGTCAAAGGCAGTGATAAAGGCGACCGGCATAGGCGCGCCGAACATGAAACTTCCTGAAGCAGCCAGAAGGCCTTCTGCAATCGAGGCCGCAAAGCAGCTTGCCTTGAGGAATTTGCTTCAGACGATAAAGGGAGTGCGGTTGAGCTCCGAGACCACAGTGGAGAACTTCATGGTCTCAAGCGATGTCGTGAGGACAAGAGTCGAGGGTATTGCAAGAGGATTCAGAGTTGTTGACACAAGATACATGGATGACGGCTCGGTTGAAGTTGACGTTGAAATGTCACTCCGCGGCGAGCTGGCTGATGTCCTGCTCCCTGAGACAGGAGGCGGCGAGCCGATATCGGGACTCGTGTGTCCGTGCTGCGGCCAACCTTGGCCAG from Candidatus Eisenbacteria bacterium encodes:
- a CDS encoding LPP20 family lipoprotein — encoded protein: MKRERFVPVFLSVFVTAVSFFCTSVFSQTLVQRSGDSGSVDWSKAVIKATGIGAPNMKLPEAARRPSAIEAAKQLALRNLLQTIKGVRLSSETTVENFMVSSDVVRTRVEGIARGFRVVDTRYMDDGSVEVDVEMSLRGELADVLLPETGGGEPISGLVCPCCGQPWPAGRPVPEGVKPVVRGVGDKGRVYTGLVVDTRGLGVQPAMAPRVMTEGGREVYGAGFVTRDYAIQQGVVGYGKDVAKAAGDERVTDKPFVVKAVRASGPGKCDVIISEQDALALHGKAENLEFLKQCRVFFVVD